Within the Senegalia massiliensis genome, the region TCTTTAATGACAATATTAATTTAATCATATAAATGACTTTAATTTTTATTAGACAATTAAAGTCAAATTCAAGAATATTTCTATTGTAAATAGTGTTTACTAAATAATTTGAATTTATTATATAAAATTTAGAATCTAAATAATAAAATAAATTAGAATATAAAAAATATACTAATCCATTTAAAATAGCACTAGTAAATGCATCTTTATTACCTATATTTGTAGTTAATAGTATATTATCTATTCTTATATACTTTTTAGTTTGGTTATATAATATTGAATTGTTTTTACTTTTAAAAATTTTTTTAATATTATATAATTCATCATCTAATTTAAATTGTTTTTTCTTTTCATTTAATGTTTGTTTATATAATATTAGTTCTTGATAAAACTCAATATAAATACTATTATTTTTTATTTTAAAATATAAATTTGAAATGTTTATTATAAAAATTTCAAATTTATAAATACTAATAATAACTTTTATTTTATTAACACTATTATTTCTAGATACTATTATGTTAATTGATAATGAAATATTTAATAAAATTATTATTAATATAAAAAATAATAAAAAATACAAGTTTATCACCCCATTTTATTATTTTGCGTATATAAAAAGAAAATAATACATTAAAATGTATTATTTTCTTCTAATATAACATCTTTTAATTTAGGTAACTCACTTATATCTTTTAATCCAAAATGCCTCAAAAAATTATCTGTAGTTCCATAAATGATGGGTTTTCCTGTTCTATCAAGTCTTCCTTTTTCTTCTACTAAGCCTTTGTCTATAAGTGTAGAGATAGATTTATCACATTTAACTCCTCTAATATTTTCAATTTCTACCCTAGTTATTGGTTGCTTATAAGAGATTATAGATAATGTTTCAAGAGCTGCATTTGATAAACCTTTATTAGTTTTCTCTGGCATTAATTTTTTTATATAATCATAATGTATAGGTCTTGTAGTAAGTTGATAGTTGTTTTTTATTTTTATTATTTGTAAACCTCGTCTATTATAATCAAATTCATTTATCATTTCTTCCATTATGTTTTTTATCTTATTTTTATCTATTTCAAGTATTTTATGTAGAGAATCAATAGATAGAGGTTCTCCCCATATATAAAGCACGCCTTCAATTATTCCTTTAATCTGTATTTTATCCATATAATCACCTGTGTTTTCTTCTTATACTTATATCTGTAAAATTATTTTCTTGAATTATATCTATTTTTTTTAATTTAAGCAATTCTAATATTGAAACAAATATTGCAACAATATTTGTTCTAGTTAAGTTATCTTCAAATAAATTAGTGAATTCTATTTGCTCTATATTATCTAATTTATTCTGTACAAATTTCATTGCCTGTTCAATACTCATTTCTTCTTTTTTTATTTCATGAAATTTCAAATCATCTTTTTTAAAATTAGTATTTTTTAACACCTTATCAAATGCTTTTACTAAATTATTTAAATCTATTCCTTCAATTGTTATCTCTTCATCTTCAGAATATGAAATTTCTTCCTTAGGCTTATAAAAAACTTTACCATGTATATCAAACTTATTTTTCAATTCATTTGCAGCATTTTTATATTTTTTATAAATTATTAGTCTTTCTATAAGTTCCTCTCGGGGATCTATACCTTCCATTTCCATTTGATCATCTTTAATATTATTTTTGGGCAATAACATTTTAGACTTTATTTCTAATAAAGTTGCTGCCATAACTAAAAATTCACTTGTTACCTCTAAATCTAACTCTTGCATTTTAGATATAAATTCTATATATTGCTCAGCAATTTTAGCAATAGAAACATCGTAAATATCTACTTCTGATTTTTCTATAAGATGATACAACAAGTCAAATGGTCCTTCAAAACTTTCCAGTGTAATATTATATTTCATATTAATTGCTCCTATCAATTACGCTACTACCTTAATTAAATTGTTATAATAAAATTATTAAAGGTAGTAAATGTTTTAAATCAATTTTAAAAAAAGTAAAAACAATAACTTAAATGATCTAGTATAATATTATATCATATAAAAACAAATTTAATCCTAATTATATAGTTAATCTATGTATTAATTCATAAAATGTAATTTTGAATAATAAAAAAGCTAAATATATTTTATAATTTATATATTAAAATTACAAATATATTTAGCATAGTTAAATTATTTGGTTGTTAAATTTTTAAATAACTTAGAGAACACATTTAAAATATTAGCTTTTTTTATATCTTTATCAATAATTAATTCTTCCTTTAACAATATTTCACCTTCAGATTTTACAATTATCTCTCCTACTTTATCACCTTTTTTTATAGGAGCTTTAACTGTATCTAATATTTTAATTTCTTTCTTTATATCACTTTTATTATCTTTTTTTATAAGTATATCTATATCATCTTTAACTTTTATTTTTGCGTATTCTTTTTTCCCTTTTTCTATTGATATCTTATCTATTATATCTCCTTTTTTATTAAGAGATTTAGATTTATAATTAGAAAATCCATAATCAAGCAATTTTTTTGAATCCTCATTTCTAATCTTTGAAGATTTAGACCCTAATATTACACTTATAAAAGTAGTGTTATCTTTAGTTGCTGAAGCAGCTAAACAATATCCTGCATTTTGGGTAAATCCAGTTTTAATACCATTTGCACCAGGATAGAACCGAATAAGTTTATTTGTATTGACAAGATCCTGAGTAACATCTCTATCTTTTCCAACTTTTATGGAAGTAGTCCACATTGAAAGCCATTTATGAACTATTTCATGTTTTAAAAGTTCTCTTCCCATAAGAGCAATATCATATGCAGTAGTTAAATGTTCCTCATCTGGTAAACCAGTAAGATTTTTGAACTTTGTATTTTTCATATTTAATTGTTTTGCTTTTTTATTCATCATTTCTAAAAACAACTCTTCACTTCCCGCAATATATTCACCCATAGCAACAGAAGCATCATTTGCAGATCTTAAACAAATAGCCTTAAATAGTTCTTCTACTGTATTAGTTCCTCCTGCTTCTAAATATACTTGACTTCCTCCCATACTAGCAGCATTTTCACTTATTAAAACTTCATCATCTAGATTTATTTTTTCA harbors:
- a CDS encoding segregation and condensation protein A, producing the protein MKYNITLESFEGPFDLLYHLIEKSEVDIYDVSIAKIAEQYIEFISKMQELDLEVTSEFLVMAATLLEIKSKMLLPKNNIKDDQMEMEGIDPREELIERLIIYKKYKNAANELKNKFDIHGKVFYKPKEEISYSEDEEITIEGIDLNNLVKAFDKVLKNTNFKKDDLKFHEIKKEEMSIEQAMKFVQNKLDNIEQIEFTNLFEDNLTRTNIVAIFVSILELLKLKKIDIIQENNFTDISIRRKHR
- a CDS encoding D-alanyl-D-alanine carboxypeptidase family protein, coding for MIKKILNILLILFIIVSVLPFNIYAMEPFEVDGKAAILMDFKSGTVIYEKNPNKKLEPASITKIMVLILASEALESEKINLDDEVLISENAASMGGSQVYLEAGGTNTVEELFKAICLRSANDASVAMGEYIAGSEELFLEMMNKKAKQLNMKNTKFKNLTGLPDEEHLTTAYDIALMGRELLKHEIVHKWLSMWTTSIKVGKDRDVTQDLVNTNKLIRFYPGANGIKTGFTQNAGYCLAASATKDNTTFISVILGSKSSKIRNEDSKKLLDYGFSNYKSKSLNKKGDIIDKISIEKGKKEYAKIKVKDDIDILIKKDNKSDIKKEIKILDTVKAPIKKGDKVGEIIVKSEGEILLKEELIIDKDIKKANILNVFSKLFKNLTTK
- the scpB gene encoding SMC-Scp complex subunit ScpB, whose translation is MDKIQIKGIIEGVLYIWGEPLSIDSLHKILEIDKNKIKNIMEEMINEFDYNRRGLQIIKIKNNYQLTTRPIHYDYIKKLMPEKTNKGLSNAALETLSIISYKQPITRVEIENIRGVKCDKSISTLIDKGLVEEKGRLDRTGKPIIYGTTDNFLRHFGLKDISELPKLKDVILEENNTF